One window of the Thunnus albacares chromosome 3, fThuAlb1.1, whole genome shotgun sequence genome contains the following:
- the akt3b gene encoding RAC-gamma serine/threonine-protein kinase isoform X2: protein MKTERPKPNTFIIRCLQWTTVIERTFHVDTPDERDEWAEAIQMVAESLAKQEEEGILCSPTSQIENVNEEEMDTSISHYKRKTMNDFDYLKLLGKGTFGKVILVREKASGTYYAMKILKKEVIIAKDEVAHTLTESRVLKNTRHPFLTSLKYSFQTKDRLCFVMEYVNGGELFFHLSRERVFSEDRTRFYGAEIVSALDYLHSAKIVYRDLKLENLMLDKDGHIKITDFGLCKEGITDTATMKTFCGTPEYLAPEVLEDNDYGRAVDWWGLGVVTYEMMCGRLPFYNQDHEKLFELILMEEIKFPRTLSADAKSLLSGLLIKDPNKRLGGGPDDAKEIMRHSFFGTVDWQDVYDKKLVPPFQPQVSSETDTRYFDEEFTAQTITITPPEKYDEDGMDAADNERRPHFPQFSYSASGRE from the exons GGACGAGTGGGCCGAGGCCATCCAGATGGTAGCAGAGTCGCTGGccaagcaggaggaggagggcatcCTGTGCAGCCCCACCTCCCAGATCGAGAACGTCAACGAGGAGGAGATGGACACCTCCATCAGCCACTATAAACGAAAG ACAATGAATGACTTTGACTATCTGAAGCTTCTGGGCAAAGGCACTTTTGGGAAAGTCATTCTGGTGAGGGAGAAGGCAAGCGGCACCTACTACGCCATGAAGATCCTGAAGAAGGAAGTCATCATAGCCAAg GATGAAGTCGCTCACACGCTCACAGAAAGTAGGGTATTAAAAAACACTCGACATCCATTCCTAACT TCTCTGAAGTACTCGTTCCAGACTAAAGATCGACTGTGCTTTGTCATGGAGTACGTCAACGGAGGAGAG TTGTTTTTCCACTTGTCAAGAGAAAGAGTATTTTCGGAGGACCGCACCCGTTTCTACGGCGCTGAGATCGTCTCTGCTCTAGACTACCTACATTCTGCCAAGATCGTCTACCGTGATCTGAAG CTGGAGAACCTCATGTTGGACAAAGACGGCCACATCAAGATCACAGACTTCGGTCTCTGTAAAGAAGGCATCACCGACACTGCCACCATGAAGACCTTCTGTGGAACACCGGAGTACCTCGCTCCTGAG GTGTTGGAGGACAACGACTACGGGCGGGCGGTGGACTGGTGGGGTTTGGGCGTGGTGACGTACGAGATGATGTGCGGCCGCCTGCCGTTCTACAACCAGGACCACGAGAAGCTGTTCGAGCTCATCCTCATGGAGGAGATCAAGTTCCCACGAACTCTGTCGGCCGACGCCAAGTCGCTGCTGTCGGGGCTGCTCATCAAGGACCCCAACAAAcg GCTGGGCGGCGGACCGGATGACGCTAAGGAGATCATGCGACACAGTTTCTTTGGCACAGTCGACTGGCAGGACGTCTACGACAAGAAG CTGGTCCCGCCCTTCCAGCCCCAGGTCTCCTCAGAGACGGACACACGCTACTTCGACGAGGAGTTCACAGCACAGACCATCACCATCACTCCGCCGGAAAAAT ATGACGAGGACGGGATGGACGCGGCGGACAACGAGCGAAGGCCTCATTTCCCACAGTTCTCCTACTCAGCCAGCGGGCGGGAGTGA